One window of the Vigna radiata var. radiata cultivar VC1973A chromosome 1, Vradiata_ver6, whole genome shotgun sequence genome contains the following:
- the LOC106765978 gene encoding general transcription factor IIF subunit 2: MEDQGGGGGGGGGTKQTNNSYVDTSKAERAVWLMKCPPLVSRCLRAPPSDPSRPVAKVVVSIDPLNSNDDDSPPQFTMELAGTEAGHIPRCYVMDMSKDFIPMSVFSDTPQGKISVEGKILNKFDMRPHNQNLELYGKLCRERTNKYMVKSRQIQVIDNDSGAHMRPMPGMISFSTSGPPEKKKTPAKATDTKRTRRDRGEMEEIVFKLFERQSNWSLRNLIQETDQPEQFLKDILKDLCVYNNKGTNQGTYELKPEYRKSGD, translated from the exons ATGGAAGACCAAGGTGGTGGTGGCGGAGGTGGTGGCGGCACGAAACAGACGAATAATTCGTACGTGGACACCTCGAAAGCGGAGAGAGCAGTGTGGCTGATGAAGTGTCCTCCCCTGGTCTCTCGCTGCCTCCGTGCCCCTCCCTCCGACCCCTCTCGCCCCGTTGCCAAGGTCGTTGTCTCTATCGACCCTCTCAACTCCAACGACGACGATTCTCCTCCTCAG TTTACAATGGAGTTGGCTGGAACTGAAGCTGGACATATACCCAGATGTTATGTTATGGATATGTCTAAAGACTTCATTCCCATGTCTGTGTTTTCAGACACACCGCAAG GAAAGATCTCTGTGGAGGGAAAAATACTGAACAAGTTCGACATGAGGCCCCATAATCAAAACCTTGAACTCTATGGGAAACTCTGCCGGGAAAGGACAAACAAGTATATGGTCAAAAGTAGACAGATTCAG GTCATTGACAATGATAGTGGGGCACATATGAGGCCAATGCCAGGGATGATCAGTTTTTCAACTTCTGGGCCCCCT gaaaagaagaaaactcctgCTAAAGCAACCGATACAAAGAGAACAAGAAGAGATCGTGGGGAGATGGAAGAAATTGTGTTTAAGCTATTTGAACGGCAATCTAATTGGAGTTTAAGAAACCTCATTCAAGAAACCGACCAACCTGAA CAATTTCTGAAAGATATACTAAAAGACCTTTGTGTCTACAACAACAAAGGAACTAATCAAGGAACGTATGAACTGAAGCCTGAATACAGAAAATCTGGAGATTAA
- the LOC106766298 gene encoding syntaxin-51, which translates to MASSSDSWMKEYNEAVKLADDITGMIAERSSFPASGPETQRHGSAIRRKITILGTRLDSLQSLLSKVPAKTEKEMNRRKDMLGNLRTKVNQMASTLNMSNFANRDSLLGPEIKSDAMSRTVGLDNSGLVGLQRQIMKEQDDGLEKLEETVISTKHIALAVNEELDLHTRLIDDLDEHVDVTDSRLRRVQKNLAVLNKRTKGGCSCLCMLLSVIGIVVLVVVIWLLIKYL; encoded by the exons ATGGCATCTTCTTCAGACTCTTGGATGAAGGAATATAATGAAGCTGTAAAACTTGCTGATGATATCACTGGCATGATTGCTGAACGGAGTTCGTTTCCGGCATCTGGACCCGAAACCCAGCGGCATGGATCTGCTATAAGAAGGAAGATCACAATATTAGGGACCAGGCTTGATAGCTTGCAATCTCTTTTATCAAAGGTTCCTGCGAA AACTGAGAAGGAGATGAATCGTCGCAAGGATATGCTTggaaacttgaggaccaaagtTAACCAAATGGCTTCAACATTAAACATGTCAAACTTTGCAAATAGGGATAGTTTGCTTGGGCCAGAAATAAAATCAGATGCAATGAGCAGAACTGTTGGCCTGGACAACAGTGGACTAGTTGGTCTTCAACGGCAAATTATGAAAG AACAAGACGATGGCCTAGAGAAATTGGAGGAGACTGTAATCAGTACTAAACATATTGCGTTGGCAGTGAATGAAGAGCTGGATCTACACACCAGACTCATT GATGACTTGGACGAACATGTAGATGTTACAGATTCTCGGCTGAGG CGAGTGCAAAAGAACTTGGCAGTTTTGAACAAACGTACCAAGGGTGGTTGCTCCTGCTTGTGCATGCTTCTATCAGTGATCGGTATAGTGGTTTTGGTTGTTGTCATATGGCTGTTGATCAAATATttgtaa